In one Candidatus Planktophila versatilis genomic region, the following are encoded:
- a CDS encoding SGNH/GDSL hydrolase family protein, giving the protein MEKPITFAIVGDSAGSGVGDSDSFGNYYGWGYHLVKAFNEPLAYLNVSRPGARSKEVRFEQLPKVLIHEPELVGVIVGGNDLLRNGFSPKVFEENLTATLKDIVESGAQVMLLELHDPTEIVPMPYLVARVCRRRVSAVNHVTRKLARKYSAILLETRSLKGIYERDKWHVDRMHPSKHGHQFIAQEFAHLLRQRGFHIDEIVIDPINNRNRKDSIKWMLKNGTPWFLKRSVDLLPALLILSITELIHMVRNKSAAEPADVYFPDFNKKQDVAIPMLEDERVS; this is encoded by the coding sequence ATGGAAAAGCCAATCACCTTCGCAATTGTGGGAGATAGCGCAGGATCGGGTGTGGGTGACTCTGATTCATTCGGTAATTACTACGGTTGGGGCTATCACCTAGTCAAAGCGTTTAACGAACCATTGGCATACCTCAATGTTTCTCGTCCCGGTGCGCGCTCGAAAGAAGTTCGCTTTGAGCAACTTCCAAAAGTTTTGATTCACGAGCCAGAACTTGTCGGCGTTATCGTCGGTGGCAATGACCTATTGCGCAATGGTTTCTCGCCTAAAGTATTTGAAGAAAACCTCACCGCTACCCTCAAAGACATTGTGGAAAGCGGAGCGCAGGTTATGCTCCTTGAACTCCATGATCCAACCGAGATTGTTCCGATGCCATACCTGGTTGCTCGTGTGTGTCGTCGTCGAGTATCTGCTGTCAATCATGTGACTCGTAAGTTAGCTCGCAAATACAGCGCCATCTTGCTCGAGACTCGCTCACTGAAAGGAATATACGAGCGCGATAAGTGGCATGTGGATCGGATGCACCCAAGTAAGCATGGGCATCAGTTCATCGCCCAAGAATTTGCACATCTACTTCGCCAACGTGGTTTTCATATTGACGAGATTGTTATTGATCCAATCAACAATCGAAATCGGAAAGATTCCATTAAATGGATGCTAAAAAATGGCACACCCTGGTTTCTTAAGCGCAGCGTAGATTTACTGCCAGCGCTATTGATTCTTTCAATTACAGAGCTCATTCATATGGTGCGAAACAAAAGTGCGGCAGAGCCAGCAGATGTGTACTTCCCAGACTTTAACAAGAAGCAAGATGTCGCAATACCTATGCTCGAAGATGAGCGAGTTTCCTAG
- a CDS encoding glycosyltransferase — translation MRIIHIANFYGPKSGGIKTTLHNLGSGYTAEGHEFIYVVPGKKFGREETTHGACISLPSWQIPFSGGYRVIRSTYRVKTILNSLKPDRIEVSDRFTLSCLGKWAADRNIPAIVFSHETLRGLVKNYLGVPMKRFVSWHNTRLASRFDFVVTTTNFAAAEFDEIGTTNVVRVPLGVDLQTFSPSLRNEELRTKMIKGGDVLLVHCGRLSPEKKPERSLETLRELLDRGINARLVYIGSGPLHKKLYDSSRDIPVTFWGYVANKNLLAQMIASADISLAPGPIETFCLAALESLASGTPVVASETSAVGEFLVDHNGDFVGLTAANNGRAFADAVQILLDEITEDATLSDRCRTQAEQFPWSETIMRLGRLGDAPAFTPVAHRPTNKSAA, via the coding sequence ATGAGAATCATTCATATTGCTAACTTCTACGGACCTAAATCAGGTGGCATCAAGACCACACTGCATAACCTTGGTAGCGGCTACACAGCCGAAGGCCACGAATTTATCTATGTCGTTCCGGGAAAGAAGTTTGGACGTGAAGAAACAACTCACGGTGCCTGCATCTCACTTCCTTCATGGCAGATTCCCTTTAGCGGTGGCTATCGCGTTATTCGCTCCACCTATCGCGTCAAAACAATTCTTAACTCACTTAAGCCAGATCGCATTGAAGTCTCTGATCGCTTCACGCTCTCCTGCCTTGGTAAGTGGGCCGCTGATCGCAACATTCCGGCAATCGTATTTAGTCACGAAACTTTGCGTGGTCTGGTCAAGAATTACTTGGGCGTACCCATGAAGAGATTTGTCAGCTGGCATAACACTCGGCTGGCTTCACGTTTTGATTTTGTGGTTACCACTACAAACTTTGCGGCAGCTGAATTTGATGAGATTGGAACCACGAACGTCGTTCGGGTTCCACTCGGTGTGGATCTCCAGACTTTCTCGCCGTCACTACGCAATGAAGAACTTCGCACCAAGATGATTAAGGGTGGGGATGTTCTGCTAGTTCACTGTGGTCGTCTCTCCCCGGAGAAGAAACCAGAGCGTTCACTAGAAACCTTGCGCGAGCTCCTAGATCGTGGAATTAACGCCCGCCTTGTCTATATCGGTAGCGGTCCACTACATAAGAAGTTATATGACTCATCGCGCGATATCCCGGTGACCTTCTGGGGTTATGTGGCAAATAAGAACTTACTTGCCCAAATGATTGCATCCGCAGATATCTCACTTGCACCAGGTCCGATTGAAACCTTCTGCCTGGCAGCACTCGAATCACTGGCAAGTGGAACACCCGTAGTTGCATCAGAGACAAGTGCGGTCGGTGAATTTCTTGTAGATCACAATGGCGACTTTGTCGGACTGACCGCTGCAAATAACGGACGCGCATTTGCCGATGCTGTTCAAATCTTGCTCGATGAAATTACTGAAGATGCCACGCTCTCAGATCGCTGTCGCACCCAAGCTGAACAGTTCCCATGGTCAGAGACAATTATGCGTTTAGGTCGACTGGGTGACGCCCCGGCATTTACACCAGTTGCACATCGCCCAACAAATAAAAGTGCGGCCTAA
- a CDS encoding glycosyltransferase family 4 protein has translation MIEINSTRTLRIAVVTEAFLPQVNGVTNSVLRLLEYCKVQGHEVLIIAPESEGAPTSYLDYKIKHVPSIAMKKLIPMGVPRKYLEPYLEGFAPDVIHLASPIFLGHYVARFAKKNGIPTVSVYQTDIAGFARHYGLTIAHNTLKKWVARIHQTTDLTLAPSKWARRDLESTGVKNVEIWKRGVDLVKFDPTRRDESLRENIRGKDSGKLIVGYVGRLANEKRIDDLAILDRQPDIQLVIVGGGPAEARLKRELPNARFVGYQSGTELGRYVASFDIFVHTGKHETFCQAIQEALAAGVPVIGPDTGGPVDLIDHGITGLLIDTADSYALLEAVSTLRSHSAFDLMQVAARRSVEHRTWDYINAQLIDYYRQTIAQVARKGELVA, from the coding sequence ATGATTGAGATCAATAGCACGCGCACACTGCGTATTGCAGTGGTGACTGAGGCATTTTTGCCACAGGTCAATGGCGTCACCAACTCAGTCCTGCGCTTACTCGAATATTGCAAAGTGCAAGGTCACGAAGTTCTGATCATCGCACCGGAGAGTGAAGGCGCACCTACTTCCTATCTAGATTACAAGATTAAACATGTGCCAAGCATTGCGATGAAAAAGCTTATTCCAATGGGCGTTCCACGCAAATATCTGGAGCCATACCTTGAAGGTTTCGCTCCCGATGTCATTCACCTGGCATCCCCTATCTTCTTAGGACATTACGTTGCCCGCTTTGCCAAGAAGAACGGAATTCCAACGGTCTCGGTCTATCAAACAGATATCGCGGGCTTTGCTCGTCACTACGGTTTAACAATCGCCCACAACACTTTGAAGAAGTGGGTAGCGCGTATTCATCAAACAACAGATCTCACCCTGGCACCATCAAAGTGGGCTCGGCGCGATCTTGAATCAACTGGCGTGAAGAACGTTGAGATTTGGAAGCGTGGTGTGGATCTAGTGAAATTTGATCCTACTCGCCGCGATGAATCTCTGCGCGAAAATATTCGCGGAAAAGATAGCGGCAAGTTAATTGTTGGCTACGTCGGCCGCCTTGCCAATGAAAAACGTATCGATGATCTTGCCATCCTTGATCGCCAACCTGATATTCAGCTTGTTATTGTTGGTGGCGGCCCAGCCGAAGCGAGGCTGAAGCGCGAGCTACCTAATGCACGTTTTGTTGGATATCAATCTGGTACTGAACTTGGTCGCTACGTTGCCTCATTTGATATTTTCGTTCACACCGGCAAGCATGAAACTTTCTGCCAAGCAATCCAAGAGGCACTTGCAGCAGGTGTTCCAGTGATTGGCCCTGATACTGGTGGTCCGGTTGACTTAATCGATCATGGCATTACTGGCCTGCTTATTGATACCGCTGATTCATACGCGCTACTAGAAGCGGTATCAACGCTTCGTAGTCACAGCGCTTTTGATCTGATGCAGGTAGCTGCCCGTCGTTCAGTGGAGCATCGCACCTGGGATTACATCAATGCCCAATTAATTGATTACTACCGCCAGACGATTGCCCAAGTTGCGAGAAAGGGTGAACTAGTCGCATGA
- a CDS encoding electron transfer flavoprotein subunit beta/FixA family protein has translation MKIAVCIKQVPDSWAEKKMVNGVLDRESVDAVLNDLDEYAVEEALRIVEAHGGNEEGGAHTVTLISMGPERATDALRKGLSMGANDAILVTDAALAAADALSTSRVLAQVIGDGGYDIVICGTESTDARMSVVPAMISARLGWAQLTFASKVVVDPGGKVSITRVTEAGVDEISAAFPVVISVVEKINEPRYPSFKGIMAAKKKTIEHKDLAAVGVSAQSGWSQVIDATPRPARAAGVKVNDEGGAGDALVSFLAEKKLI, from the coding sequence ATGAAGATTGCCGTCTGCATCAAACAGGTGCCTGATTCCTGGGCCGAGAAGAAGATGGTCAACGGCGTACTCGACCGCGAGAGCGTTGATGCAGTCCTTAATGACCTTGATGAGTATGCAGTGGAAGAAGCACTTCGTATTGTTGAAGCACATGGTGGCAATGAAGAAGGTGGTGCGCACACCGTGACCTTGATTTCTATGGGACCAGAGCGGGCAACGGATGCACTTCGCAAAGGCCTTTCCATGGGGGCAAACGATGCAATCTTGGTAACAGATGCTGCGTTGGCAGCAGCCGATGCGCTCTCAACCTCGCGCGTATTAGCTCAAGTAATTGGTGATGGCGGATATGACATTGTCATCTGTGGCACCGAATCAACTGATGCTCGCATGAGCGTGGTGCCGGCGATGATCAGCGCTCGCCTTGGTTGGGCGCAACTGACATTTGCCTCAAAGGTAGTTGTTGATCCGGGCGGAAAAGTTTCCATCACGCGCGTGACAGAGGCTGGCGTTGATGAAATCAGTGCCGCTTTTCCAGTAGTAATTAGCGTGGTTGAGAAGATTAATGAACCGCGTTATCCATCCTTTAAAGGAATCATGGCGGCGAAGAAGAAGACGATTGAACATAAAGATTTAGCAGCAGTGGGAGTCAGCGCCCAAAGTGGTTGGTCACAAGTTATAGATGCCACACCACGTCCGGCTCGCGCAGCGGGTGTGAAGGTTAATGATGAAGGTGGCGCCGGTGATGCGCTGGTTAGCTTCTTGGCAGAGAAGAAGTTGATATGA
- a CDS encoding electron transfer flavoprotein subunit alpha/FixB family protein translates to MSTVFILADFSGEKASKTTAEIATAAARIGTVTAIVLAGAGKGAALAATVNQGPISEIIVIESDDFTSHGVAASADALANLIKEKSPAAVLIASHAFGKEMAGRVAVLCDSGIITDAIDIASDGSATQSVFGGSTTVHSQVSHGTPIITVRPNSIDADFTSCAPAITNATATISADAKKATVSSTQPPVKGGRPELTEANIVVSGGRGTDGNFTAVESFADSLGAAVGASRAATDAGWYPHSHQVGQTGKTVSPQLYVACGISGAIQHRAGMQTSKTIVVVNKDPEAPIFDIADFGVVGDLFNVLPKATEGVVARKG, encoded by the coding sequence ATGAGCACAGTATTTATTCTTGCTGATTTCTCAGGTGAAAAAGCAAGTAAGACAACAGCAGAGATTGCAACAGCTGCGGCCCGTATTGGCACTGTCACAGCAATAGTTCTAGCTGGCGCCGGGAAAGGTGCGGCACTTGCAGCAACTGTGAATCAAGGACCGATTAGTGAGATTATCGTGATTGAATCTGATGATTTCACATCCCATGGTGTTGCAGCATCTGCCGATGCACTAGCAAATCTTATTAAAGAGAAGTCTCCAGCTGCAGTTCTCATTGCATCGCATGCATTCGGTAAAGAGATGGCTGGGCGCGTGGCAGTGCTCTGTGATTCTGGGATTATTACCGATGCCATTGATATTGCAAGTGATGGCAGTGCCACACAATCAGTCTTTGGTGGATCAACCACGGTGCATTCACAAGTTTCACATGGCACACCAATTATTACGGTTCGCCCCAATAGCATCGATGCCGATTTCACATCGTGCGCACCTGCTATTACAAATGCAACTGCCACAATTAGCGCCGATGCAAAGAAAGCAACGGTTTCATCTACTCAACCTCCGGTAAAGGGTGGTCGACCAGAGTTAACCGAAGCCAACATTGTTGTCTCAGGTGGACGTGGAACAGATGGCAACTTCACGGCCGTTGAATCATTTGCAGATTCATTGGGCGCAGCAGTAGGTGCATCACGCGCTGCAACCGATGCTGGTTGGTATCCACATTCACATCAGGTGGGACAGACCGGAAAGACAGTAAGCCCGCAGCTCTATGTTGCCTGCGGAATTTCTGGCGCAATTCAACACCGCGCCGGAATGCAGACTTCTAAGACAATCGTGGTGGTCAATAAAGATCCAGAAGCGCCCATCTTTGATATCGCAGATTTTGGTGTAGTCGGAGACTTGTTTAACGTGCTACCTAAGGCCACCGAAGGCGTGGTTGCTCGAAAAGGATAA
- a CDS encoding cysteine desulfurase family protein — MSVYLDHAATTPMCESAIGAMNTALRKLGNPSSLHTQGRSTRKDVEDAREQIARAVHCQPSEVIFTGSGTEANNAAIKGLFWNSPKKVIVISSIEHHAVLDPALWLVEHEGAELIQIPVTTDGIIDLEFLRALVAARGLEIALISVMHSNNETGVMQPIAEVVNVAGSIPVHTDAVQSFSKVPLSYKELGLYAMTISGHKVGGPLGIGALILRRAVEIPALLHGGGQERDIRSGTLNAPSIVALAAAIAAGVYDASAVAKLRTDFEEGVLRARPDAVINGQGAPRLPGISNITFPGTQSDSLLLLMDSEKVSCSTGAACTAGVHRPSHVLMAMGLTDVLSQSSLRFSFGATNTQADVDYALSVLPTVIERGLAANAVGKK; from the coding sequence ATGAGCGTCTATCTCGATCACGCGGCCACTACGCCGATGTGTGAATCGGCAATTGGCGCCATGAATACCGCGCTTCGCAAATTAGGTAATCCTTCATCACTTCATACGCAAGGTCGTTCTACTCGCAAAGATGTGGAAGATGCGCGCGAGCAGATTGCACGTGCTGTGCACTGCCAACCCAGTGAAGTGATCTTTACCGGTTCTGGCACAGAGGCAAATAACGCAGCAATTAAAGGTCTCTTCTGGAATTCTCCGAAGAAAGTCATTGTTATCTCCAGCATCGAACATCATGCCGTTCTAGATCCGGCGCTCTGGCTCGTTGAACATGAAGGCGCCGAACTGATTCAGATTCCAGTGACAACCGATGGCATTATTGATCTTGAATTCTTGCGCGCACTTGTTGCCGCGCGCGGATTAGAGATTGCACTGATCTCTGTGATGCATAGCAATAACGAGACCGGGGTTATGCAACCGATAGCTGAAGTAGTAAATGTGGCCGGAAGTATTCCGGTGCATACCGATGCCGTGCAGAGTTTTTCTAAGGTGCCTCTTTCTTATAAGGAACTCGGCCTCTATGCCATGACAATTAGTGGCCACAAAGTTGGTGGCCCACTCGGAATTGGTGCGCTGATCTTGCGCCGGGCAGTTGAGATTCCAGCACTTCTTCATGGTGGGGGACAAGAGCGCGATATTCGAAGTGGAACCCTAAATGCGCCATCGATTGTGGCACTTGCTGCCGCAATTGCGGCAGGTGTTTATGATGCATCGGCGGTAGCAAAATTACGTACTGACTTTGAAGAAGGTGTCTTACGTGCTCGCCCTGATGCTGTAATTAATGGCCAAGGTGCACCGCGCTTACCTGGAATTTCAAATATTACTTTTCCTGGAACACAGAGTGATTCACTGTTGTTGCTGATGGATTCAGAGAAAGTCTCCTGTTCCACCGGCGCTGCCTGCACCGCAGGTGTTCATAGACCTAGCCATGTATTAATGGCGATGGGCCTTACCGATGTCCTCTCGCAATCTTCGCTGCGTTTCTCATTTGGTGCCACTAATACCCAAGCAGATGTTGATTATGCGCTCTCGGTCTTGCCCACTGTCATTGAACGTGGACTTGCGGCAAACGCGGTAGGTAAGAAATGA
- the mnmA gene encoding tRNA 2-thiouridine(34) synthase MnmA: MKIIAAMSGGVDSAVAAARAVEAGHEVIGVHLALSSNPQKYRSGARGCCTIEDSHDARRAADVIGIPFYIWDMADEFHDEVVENFMSEYAAGRTPNPCLRCNEKIKFAAVLDRAKAMGFDGVVTGHYARTRESDAGRTLHRAVDPLKDQSYVLAVLNREQIDGAIFPLGDTEKVDIRIEAEKRGLAVAQKPDSHDICFVPSGDNAGWLRDRLGSEVGPIVDQDGMKIGEHNGAYTYTIGQRKGLGLSVAAPDGSPRFVLKIEPVTNTVVVGAREDLAVSSMRGERPIFCGPAVGAAPTRGFVQVRAHGAALDCTYYLDGAHLVAELDEPLLGLATGQAMVIYDGDRVVGSATICETA, encoded by the coding sequence ATGAAGATTATTGCCGCCATGAGCGGAGGCGTTGATTCTGCAGTTGCGGCAGCTCGCGCAGTAGAGGCCGGACATGAAGTTATCGGTGTGCACTTAGCTCTTTCTTCTAACCCGCAGAAATATCGAAGCGGTGCGCGCGGTTGCTGCACGATTGAAGATTCACATGATGCGCGCAGGGCTGCCGATGTCATCGGCATTCCTTTTTATATTTGGGATATGGCCGATGAATTCCATGATGAAGTAGTTGAAAACTTCATGAGTGAATATGCCGCAGGGCGCACACCTAACCCTTGTCTGCGCTGTAATGAAAAGATTAAGTTTGCCGCCGTGCTAGATCGCGCAAAAGCGATGGGCTTTGATGGTGTTGTTACTGGCCACTATGCGCGCACGCGCGAGAGCGATGCTGGGCGCACGCTACATCGCGCCGTAGATCCTTTGAAGGATCAGTCCTACGTTCTGGCAGTACTTAATCGCGAACAAATTGATGGTGCTATTTTTCCATTGGGTGATACTGAAAAAGTTGATATCCGGATTGAAGCCGAAAAGCGCGGGTTAGCCGTAGCGCAGAAACCAGATAGCCACGATATTTGCTTTGTGCCATCGGGAGATAACGCAGGTTGGTTACGTGATCGACTCGGTAGTGAAGTGGGGCCGATTGTTGATCAAGATGGAATGAAAATCGGTGAACATAACGGTGCCTACACCTACACCATCGGACAACGTAAAGGTCTGGGTCTCTCGGTTGCCGCCCCTGATGGTTCTCCACGCTTTGTCTTAAAGATTGAGCCTGTGACAAATACGGTTGTCGTCGGTGCGCGCGAAGATTTGGCTGTGAGTTCAATGCGAGGTGAGAGACCTATCTTCTGTGGTCCAGCGGTAGGAGCTGCGCCCACACGCGGCTTTGTTCAGGTGCGCGCACATGGCGCAGCACTTGATTGCACCTATTACTTAGATGGAGCGCACCTGGTTGCAGAACTAGATGAACCTCTTCTTGGACTAGCTACAGGGCAAGCAATGGTTATCTACGATGGCGATCGCGTCGTGGGGTCGGCCACAATCTGCGAGACCGCATGA
- the ligA gene encoding NAD-dependent DNA ligase LigA, which translates to MSTQARHRITELTQEIRDHQFKYYVLDAPTITDAQFDALLKELAALEAKHPELLEPDSPSLGVGGGFSTTFDQHDHIEKMMSLDNVFDDAELDTWFERVEKESAVGAFLCELKVDGLAINLLYENGQLTRALTRGNGTTGEDVTLNVKTIKGLPHTLSGNNIPVLIEVRGEVFLPVAAFNQLNEELEEAGKPLFANPRNCAAGSLRQKDPRITASRALDVVVHGIGAREGISFDSQSDAYAKLKALGLPTSARFKVCKSRAEVLAFIENYNLHRHDVEHEIDGVVIKVDSLAEQEKLGFTSRAPKWAIAYKYPPEEVTTKLLDIRVSVGRTGRVTPFAFMEPVKVAGSTVTNATLHNQEEIERKGVLIGDVVIIRKAGDVIPEVLGPVRDKRTGSEKAFVMPTHCPECASELRAITEGDVDIRCPNTRSCPAQLRERIYYIGSRAALDIDVLGYEAAVALLTDSIITDEADIFNLSEKSLMKSQFFLKKDGTAGKNLEKLLAALEEAKSRPLWRTLVALSIRHVGPTAAQALATNFGSMDAIAKASVTELADIDGVGEVIAQSVIEWFEIDWHRNIITQWTKAGVAMVNAKGADRPQTLGGLTIVVTGGLANFTRDSIAETITAHGGKPSSSVSAKTDYVLVGADPGSKLAKAQELGVKIIDEARFLELLAGK; encoded by the coding sequence ATGAGCACACAGGCGCGACATCGCATCACTGAATTAACGCAAGAGATCCGTGATCACCAATTTAAATATTACGTACTAGATGCGCCCACCATTACCGATGCCCAATTCGATGCCCTGCTCAAAGAGCTAGCAGCACTGGAAGCAAAGCACCCAGAATTACTTGAACCAGATTCCCCATCGCTGGGTGTGGGCGGGGGATTTTCCACCACATTTGATCAACACGATCACATCGAAAAGATGATGAGTTTAGATAATGTTTTTGATGACGCTGAGTTAGATACCTGGTTTGAACGGGTTGAAAAAGAATCTGCAGTCGGTGCTTTCTTATGTGAACTTAAAGTAGATGGCCTGGCAATTAATTTGCTCTATGAAAACGGACAGCTCACCCGCGCACTTACGCGTGGTAACGGAACTACCGGTGAAGATGTCACTTTGAATGTGAAAACGATTAAGGGCCTGCCACATACTTTGTCCGGCAACAACATTCCAGTACTGATAGAGGTGCGCGGTGAAGTTTTCTTACCGGTTGCCGCCTTTAACCAACTCAATGAAGAACTAGAAGAAGCAGGTAAGCCACTCTTTGCTAACCCTCGTAACTGCGCTGCCGGTTCACTGCGCCAGAAAGATCCAAGAATTACAGCATCTCGTGCGCTAGATGTTGTGGTGCACGGTATTGGTGCACGTGAAGGGATTTCATTTGATTCACAATCTGATGCTTATGCAAAGCTCAAAGCCCTAGGTCTTCCCACATCTGCTCGCTTTAAGGTGTGTAAGAGTCGAGCAGAAGTTCTGGCATTTATTGAAAACTACAACCTGCACCGCCACGATGTAGAGCACGAGATTGATGGCGTTGTGATCAAAGTAGATTCGTTGGCAGAGCAAGAAAAACTAGGTTTCACATCCCGCGCTCCAAAGTGGGCGATTGCCTATAAATATCCACCGGAAGAAGTAACTACCAAGTTACTGGATATCAGAGTCAGTGTGGGTCGCACTGGGCGCGTAACTCCATTCGCATTTATGGAGCCAGTCAAAGTCGCCGGATCTACGGTCACTAATGCAACTCTGCACAATCAAGAAGAAATCGAACGCAAGGGCGTTTTAATTGGCGATGTTGTCATCATTCGCAAAGCGGGCGATGTCATCCCAGAAGTCTTGGGTCCAGTTCGAGATAAGCGCACGGGGAGTGAGAAAGCATTTGTGATGCCGACTCACTGTCCTGAGTGCGCCTCTGAACTGCGCGCGATTACTGAAGGCGATGTGGATATTAGATGCCCAAATACTAGAAGTTGCCCCGCGCAATTACGCGAACGTATTTACTACATCGGCTCGCGCGCAGCACTAGATATCGATGTGCTGGGCTATGAAGCAGCTGTTGCACTGCTGACTGATTCGATTATTACTGATGAAGCCGACATCTTTAACTTGAGTGAGAAGTCGCTGATGAAATCTCAGTTCTTTCTTAAAAAAGATGGCACAGCCGGAAAGAATTTAGAAAAGCTATTGGCAGCGTTAGAAGAAGCAAAGAGCAGACCGCTCTGGCGCACACTTGTGGCACTTTCGATTCGCCATGTTGGGCCCACCGCGGCGCAAGCCTTAGCCACGAATTTTGGAAGCATGGATGCCATTGCGAAGGCTTCGGTGACAGAACTTGCCGACATCGATGGCGTGGGTGAGGTCATTGCGCAATCGGTTATTGAGTGGTTTGAAATTGATTGGCATCGCAACATCATTACCCAATGGACAAAGGCTGGGGTGGCGATGGTCAACGCCAAGGGCGCGGATCGCCCGCAAACCTTGGGCGGACTCACCATTGTCGTAACCGGCGGGCTAGCGAATTTCACGCGCGATTCCATTGCCGAGACAATCACCGCACATGGTGGAAAGCCATCGTCGTCAGTATCTGCAAAGACTGACTATGTATTAGTCGGCGCCGACCCAGGTTCTAAGCTGGCAAAAGCGCAAGAGTTAGGCGTCAAGATCATCGATGAAGCGCGCTTTTTAGAACTTCTTGCAGGTAAGTAG
- the nadD gene encoding nicotinate (nicotinamide) nucleotide adenylyltransferase — MRVGLYGGTFDPIHNGHVHVIEQLIGRNIVDRLLVVPAGQPRLREHEPKATGAERRQMCQLAVNSLAPEIKSKVEVNPIEVLREGPSYTIDTVEAVAQTYPTDSIFVVVGTDAYTNIDHWHRATELKKMVEFVVIDRPNFPGTPNLDVDAIAVSATQIREHHSDEVPAAVAAYIKEHNLYASK; from the coding sequence TTGCGAGTAGGGCTATACGGCGGCACCTTTGACCCGATTCATAACGGGCACGTTCACGTCATTGAACAATTAATTGGGCGCAATATTGTTGATCGCCTGCTCGTTGTGCCAGCCGGACAACCGCGACTTCGCGAACATGAACCGAAGGCAACCGGGGCTGAGCGCCGGCAGATGTGTCAGTTAGCAGTTAATTCTTTAGCACCAGAAATTAAAAGCAAGGTGGAAGTTAATCCGATTGAAGTATTGCGCGAGGGCCCGAGCTACACCATTGATACCGTGGAAGCAGTTGCCCAGACCTACCCAACAGATTCCATCTTTGTCGTCGTGGGCACCGATGCCTATACCAATATCGATCACTGGCATCGCGCTACTGAGCTCAAAAAAATGGTTGAGTTCGTTGTGATTGATCGCCCAAATTTTCCTGGCACGCCTAACCTTGATGTCGATGCCATTGCCGTGTCGGCAACCCAGATCCGCGAACACCATTCTGATGAAGTACCCGCAGCAGTTGCTGCATATATAAAGGAGCACAATCTCTATGCCAGCAAGTAA
- the rsfS gene encoding ribosome silencing factor, with product MPASKACVERTQIAARAAADKFGTELVALDLSEQSVLSEVFLIVTATNTKMVDSIADEVEEKLRLAGDKPLRREGTAEWILLDYSDLVVHIQSSELRRYYMLDRLWNDCPKIELEVVKEEVARG from the coding sequence ATGCCAGCAAGTAAAGCCTGCGTTGAACGCACCCAAATTGCCGCTCGCGCTGCTGCCGATAAATTCGGAACCGAACTTGTCGCCCTCGATCTTTCGGAGCAATCAGTATTAAGTGAAGTCTTTCTGATTGTCACTGCCACCAATACCAAGATGGTTGATTCGATCGCCGATGAGGTGGAAGAGAAGTTACGTCTTGCTGGTGATAAGCCACTACGGCGTGAGGGCACCGCGGAATGGATTTTGCTTGATTACTCAGATCTCGTTGTGCACATTCAGTCCAGTGAGCTTCGTCGCTACTACATGCTCGATCGGTTGTGGAATGACTGCCCCAAGATTGAGTTAGAAGTGGTCAAAGAAGAGGTTGCACGTGGGTAA